The following DNA comes from Brassica oleracea var. oleracea cultivar TO1000 chromosome C5, BOL, whole genome shotgun sequence.
TTAGGGTTTTGTAATAAGCGACCAAAACTTTTGTTCTCAGATATTTTATTAATATAACGCGTTAATAAAACAAACACTCTTTCTTCTCCTTCTTCTTCTACACAGAGCCAGCCACCTTATCATCTCTCTATCCCCACATTTCCTCTTCTCGCCGGAGAGTGTGATAGAGAGATGGAAGGTCTGATTCAACCCAGAGGGATCCTCTCTCTACCCGCCAAACCCACCGGAGCGAGAACTCTTCTTCTCCAACCCTCTCACGCCTTAAAGCAAAGACTTTTCACCAGAAACCTCCCTCCCTTGTCGATTTCCTCTAATGGGCACTCCAAATTTCAATCCTTTCACCCAAACCCACACAAGATTTCGATTTCCCACAGGGAGAGAAACAGAGGCTTCATCTGCAAGGCGGAGGCCGCCGCCGCCGGAGAAGGAGGAGACTCGACGGCCTTAACGCCTCCTAAGGTTTTCGGCGTGGAGGTCACGACTCTGAAGAAGATTATCCCTCTGGGGCTAATGTTCTTTTGCATTCTCTTCAACTACACGATCCTCAGAGACACCAAGGACGTCCTGGTGGTTACGGCGAAAGGAAGCTCTGCTGAGATTATACCGTTTCTCAAGACATGGGTGAATCTTCCCATGGCTATTGGCTTCATGTTGCTTTACACCAAACTCTCCAATGTTTTGTCCAAAAAGGCTCTCTTTTACACTGTTATCGTCCCGTTCATTGCCTACTTCGGAGCCTTTGGTTTTGTTATGTACCCTCTCAGCAGCTTGATTCACCCTGAGGCTCTTGCTGATAAGCTCCTTGCAACGCTCGGCCCTAGGTTCATGGGTCCTCTCGCTATCATGCGGATTTGGAGTTTCTGTTTGTTCTATGTCATGGCTGAGCTTTGGGGTAGCGTTGTGGTCTCAGTTCTCTTCTGGGGCTTTGCCAATCAGGTGAATTACACGCGCTTGTCATTGGTCTCACTAGCCATAGTAATAACTATCTTATACTATATGTGAATCTTTTTTTTTTTTTTTGGTGGCAGATCACAACTGTTGATGAAGCCAAAAAGTTCTATCCATTGTTTGGACTAGGTGCCAATGTTGCACTTATATTCTCAGGAAGAACTGTGAAATATTTCTCTAACATGAGAAAGAATCTTGGCCCTGGAGTTGATGGTTGGGCTGTCTCATTAAAAGCCATGATGAGTATTGTCGTTGGGATGGGCCTCGCCATTTGTTTCCTTTACTGGTGGGTCAATAGATACGTCCCACTCCCAACACGTAGCAAGAAGAAGAAGGTGACAATCAGGTTGAATATTA
Coding sequences within:
- the LOC106295964 gene encoding ADP,ATP carrier protein 2, chloroplastic; the protein is MEGLIQPRGILSLPAKPTGARTLLLQPSHALKQRLFTRNLPPLSISSNGHSKFQSFHPNPHKISISHRERNRGFICKAEAAAAGEGGDSTALTPPKVFGVEVTTLKKIIPLGLMFFCILFNYTILRDTKDVLVVTAKGSSAEIIPFLKTWVNLPMAIGFMLLYTKLSNVLSKKALFYTVIVPFIAYFGAFGFVMYPLSSLIHPEALADKLLATLGPRFMGPLAIMRIWSFCLFYVMAELWGSVVVSVLFWGFANQITTVDEAKKFYPLFGLGANVALIFSGRTVKYFSNMRKNLGPGVDGWAVSLKAMMSIVVGMGLAICFLYWWVNRYVPLPTRSKKKKAKPQMGTMESLKFLVSSPYIRDLATLVVAYGISINLVEVTWKSKLKAQFPSPNEYSAFMGDFSTCTGIATFTMMLLSQYVFDKYGWGVAAKITPTVLLVTGVAFFSLILFGGPFAPLVAKLGMTPLLAAVYVGALQNIFSKSAKYSLFDPCKEMAYIPLDEDTKVKGKAAIDVVCNPLGKSGGALIQQFMILTFGSLACSTPYLGVILLGIVTAWLAAAKSLEGQFNTLMSEEELEKEMERASSLKIPVVSQEDASPGESTSQLPEKSAPTSI